In Cupriavidus basilensis, one genomic interval encodes:
- a CDS encoding MetQ/NlpA family ABC transporter substrate-binding protein encodes MQRRNLLQWIVGAALGATLATGAMAQEKPIKIGVTGGPHAQIMEQVKKVAAKDGLNIQLVEFSDYVQPNAALAAGDLDANSYQHLPYLEAQIKDRGYKFTHIAFTVTFPMGVYSKKIKSLDQLKDGARVGVPNDPTNGGRGLLLLQSKGLIKLRPDAGLKATPLDIVSNPKKIRIVELDAAQLPRSLDDLDAAAINGNYAESAGLSPTKDAIAMEGPKGPYANLIAIREADKNKPWVAKLVKAYHSPEIKQYVQSTFKDSVITAW; translated from the coding sequence ATGCAACGTCGTAACTTGCTGCAATGGATTGTCGGCGCCGCCCTGGGCGCCACCCTGGCCACTGGCGCCATGGCGCAGGAAAAGCCGATCAAGATCGGCGTCACCGGCGGCCCGCACGCCCAGATCATGGAGCAGGTGAAGAAGGTCGCGGCCAAGGACGGCCTGAATATCCAGCTGGTGGAGTTCAGTGACTATGTCCAGCCGAACGCCGCGCTGGCCGCTGGCGACCTGGACGCCAACAGCTACCAGCACCTGCCGTACCTGGAAGCGCAGATCAAGGACCGTGGCTACAAGTTCACCCACATCGCCTTCACCGTGACCTTCCCGATGGGCGTGTACTCCAAGAAGATCAAGTCGCTCGACCAGCTCAAGGACGGCGCGCGCGTTGGCGTGCCGAACGACCCCACCAATGGCGGCCGTGGCTTGCTGTTGCTGCAAAGCAAGGGCCTGATCAAGCTGCGCCCGGATGCTGGCCTGAAGGCCACGCCGCTGGACATCGTCTCCAACCCGAAGAAGATCCGAATCGTCGAACTGGACGCCGCGCAGCTGCCGCGTTCGCTGGATGACCTCGACGCCGCCGCCATTAACGGTAACTACGCTGAATCGGCTGGCCTGTCGCCTACCAAGGACGCGATTGCCATGGAAGGCCCCAAGGGTCCCTATGCCAACCTGATCGCCATCCGCGAAGCCGACAAGAACAAGCCCTGGGTAGCCAAGCTGGTCAAGGCCTATCATTCGCCGGAGATCAAGCAGTACGTCCAGAGCACCTTCAAGGATTCGGTGATTACCGCCTGGTAA
- a CDS encoding histone deacetylase family protein — translation MPTGYYTHPEFLLHEMGPFHPECPERLQAIEDHLISHGMDGLLDRREASAATAEQIGRVHLPQYIASLAAASPASGYHPIDPDTLMNPHTLAAATHAAGAAVAATDAVMAGEIENAFCCVRPPGHHAEPDRAMGFCFYNNVAIAARHALAAHGLERVAIVDFDVHHGNGTEAAFRGDAQVLMCSFFQHPFYPYSGTEHIATNMSNIPLPAYTNGLAVREVVETIWLPRLNEFKPQMLFISAGFDAHREDDLGQMGLIEQDYAWITAQLVDVARAHAKGRIVSCLEGGYNLSALSRSVYVHLKVLLER, via the coding sequence ATGCCCACAGGCTATTACACGCATCCCGAGTTCCTGCTGCACGAGATGGGGCCATTCCATCCGGAGTGCCCTGAGCGCCTGCAGGCCATTGAGGATCACCTGATTTCGCACGGCATGGATGGCCTGCTTGACCGGCGCGAGGCGAGCGCCGCCACCGCCGAGCAGATCGGGCGCGTGCATCTTCCGCAGTACATCGCCTCGCTGGCCGCGGCCAGCCCGGCAAGCGGCTACCACCCGATCGATCCCGACACCCTGATGAACCCGCACACGCTCGCCGCCGCCACCCATGCGGCGGGCGCCGCGGTGGCTGCTACCGATGCGGTGATGGCGGGCGAGATCGAGAATGCGTTCTGCTGCGTGCGCCCGCCGGGCCACCATGCCGAGCCGGACCGGGCAATGGGTTTCTGCTTCTACAACAATGTGGCGATCGCCGCGCGTCATGCGCTCGCCGCGCACGGGCTGGAGCGCGTGGCCATCGTCGATTTCGACGTGCATCACGGCAATGGCACCGAAGCCGCATTCCGTGGCGACGCCCAGGTGCTGATGTGCAGCTTCTTCCAGCATCCGTTTTATCCCTACAGCGGCACCGAGCACATTGCCACCAATATGTCGAACATCCCGCTGCCGGCCTATACCAACGGCCTGGCGGTGCGCGAAGTGGTGGAGACGATCTGGCTGCCGCGCCTGAATGAGTTCAAGCCGCAGATGTTGTTTATCTCGGCTGGCTTCGACGCCCATCGAGAGGATGACCTCGGGCAGATGGGGCTGATCGAGCAAGACTATGCCTGGATCACCGCCCAACTGGTCGACGTCGCCCGCGCCCATGCAAAGGGGCGCATCGTCAGTTGCCTGGAAGGCGGCTATAACCTGAGCGCGCTGAGCCGTAGCGTGTATGTGCACCTCAAGGTGCTGCTCGAACGATAG
- a CDS encoding electron transfer flavoprotein subunit beta/FixA family protein, producing the protein MKVLVAVKRVVDYNVKVRVKSDGTGVDLANVKMSMNPFDEIAVEEAVRLREAGVVTEVIAVSCGVTQCQETLRTAMAIGADRGILVESNEDLQPLAVAKLLKALVDKEQPQLVILGKQAIDDDSNQTGQMLAALAGLPQATFASKVVVADGRASVTREVDGGLETLSLKLPAVVTTDLRLNEPRYVTLPNIMKAKKKPLDIVKPEDLGVDVAPRLKTVKVVEPPKRSAGVMVPDVATLVQKLKNEAKVI; encoded by the coding sequence ATGAAAGTACTCGTCGCAGTCAAGCGCGTGGTGGATTACAACGTCAAGGTCCGGGTGAAGTCGGACGGCACGGGCGTGGATCTGGCTAACGTCAAGATGAGCATGAACCCGTTTGACGAAATCGCCGTGGAAGAAGCGGTGCGCCTGCGGGAAGCCGGGGTGGTCACCGAGGTGATCGCCGTGTCCTGCGGCGTGACCCAGTGCCAGGAAACCCTGCGTACGGCGATGGCCATCGGTGCCGACCGCGGCATCCTGGTGGAATCGAACGAAGACCTGCAGCCGCTGGCCGTGGCCAAGCTGCTCAAGGCCCTGGTCGACAAGGAACAGCCGCAACTGGTGATCCTGGGCAAGCAGGCCATTGACGACGACTCCAACCAGACTGGCCAGATGCTGGCTGCGCTGGCGGGCCTGCCGCAAGCTACCTTCGCCTCGAAGGTGGTGGTGGCCGATGGCCGTGCATCGGTGACGCGTGAAGTGGATGGCGGCCTGGAGACCCTGTCGCTCAAGCTGCCGGCGGTGGTGACCACCGACCTGCGCCTGAACGAGCCGCGTTATGTCACGCTGCCGAACATCATGAAGGCCAAGAAGAAGCCGCTCGACATCGTCAAGCCGGAAGATCTCGGCGTGGACGTGGCGCCGCGTCTGAAGACCGTCAAGGTCGTTGAGCCGCCCAAGCGTAGCGCGGGTGTGATGGTGCCGGACGTTGCGACGCTGGTGCAAAAGCTGAAGAACGAAGCCAAGGTCATCTAA
- a CDS encoding solute carrier family 23 protein has product MGNNEDAGFLPKWRLKTHGVIAPDERLPAGQTLLAGIQHVVAMFGSTAIAPILMGFNPNIAILFSGIGTLIFFLCVRGRVPSYLGSSFAFIAVVIAATGYAGSGPNPNIPVALGGIIAAGVLYLLIGLVVQAVGYRWVERLMPPVVTGAIVAAIGLNLAPVAVKAVSGAPLDTWVGLATVLAVGVVAVHAPGMLRRLPVLVGGLFGYVLYYVCTNGLGMGKGIDFSGVAAAAWFGLPVFSTPVFQASAMLLIAPVAIVLVAENLGHIKAISVMTGRNLDPYIGRAFIGDGIATIISAGGGGTGVTTYAENMGVMAVTKIYSTLIFVVAAVVALVLGFSPKFGALILTIPGPVIGGLTIVVFGLIAATAGRIWVQNKVDFSSSRNLITVGATLTVAAGDLTLKLGGMTLGGIGTATFGAILLYHLLGSRKADAGIEAEA; this is encoded by the coding sequence ATGGGAAATAACGAGGACGCGGGATTCCTGCCCAAGTGGCGGCTAAAGACGCACGGCGTGATTGCGCCCGATGAGCGCCTGCCCGCCGGCCAGACCCTGCTGGCAGGTATCCAGCACGTGGTTGCGATGTTTGGCTCGACCGCGATCGCGCCGATCCTGATGGGCTTCAATCCCAATATCGCCATCCTGTTTTCCGGCATCGGCACGCTGATTTTCTTCCTGTGCGTGCGCGGCAGGGTGCCGAGCTACCTGGGCTCCAGCTTTGCCTTCATCGCGGTGGTGATCGCGGCGACCGGCTACGCCGGCAGCGGCCCCAACCCGAATATCCCGGTGGCGCTTGGCGGCATCATCGCCGCAGGCGTGTTGTACCTGCTGATCGGGCTGGTGGTGCAGGCGGTGGGGTATCGCTGGGTGGAGCGGCTGATGCCGCCGGTGGTGACGGGCGCCATCGTCGCGGCCATCGGCCTGAACCTCGCGCCGGTGGCGGTCAAGGCCGTGAGCGGCGCGCCGTTGGATACCTGGGTGGGCCTGGCGACCGTGCTGGCAGTGGGCGTGGTGGCGGTGCACGCGCCGGGCATGCTGCGTCGGCTGCCGGTACTGGTAGGCGGGCTGTTCGGCTACGTGCTGTACTACGTTTGCACCAACGGGCTGGGCATGGGCAAAGGCATCGACTTCTCCGGCGTGGCCGCCGCGGCCTGGTTCGGGCTGCCGGTCTTCTCCACGCCGGTGTTCCAGGCCAGCGCCATGCTGCTGATCGCGCCGGTGGCCATCGTGCTGGTGGCGGAAAACCTCGGGCACATCAAGGCCATCAGCGTGATGACCGGCCGCAATCTCGATCCATATATCGGTCGCGCCTTCATCGGCGACGGCATTGCCACCATCATTTCCGCCGGCGGCGGCGGCACGGGCGTGACCACTTACGCCGAGAACATGGGCGTGATGGCGGTGACCAAGATCTACTCCACGCTGATCTTCGTGGTGGCGGCGGTGGTGGCGCTGGTGCTGGGCTTTTCGCCCAAGTTCGGTGCGCTGATCCTGACCATCCCGGGCCCGGTGATCGGTGGCCTGACCATTGTGGTGTTCGGCCTGATCGCCGCCACTGCCGGGCGTATCTGGGTGCAGAACAAGGTCGATTTCTCCAGTTCGCGCAACCTGATCACGGTCGGCGCCACGCTGACCGTGGCGGCTGGCGACCTGACGCTGAAGCTGGGCGGCATGACGCTGGGCGGCATCGGTACCGCCACTTTTGGCGCGATCTTGCTGTATCACCTGCTGGGCAGCCGCAAGGCTGACGCCGGAATCGAGGCCGAAGCCTGA
- the cysM gene encoding cysteine synthase CysM has product MAYKTIEDTIGNTPLVQLQRIPGAAGTPRGNVILGKLEGNNPAGSVKDRPAVSMIARAESRGRIKPGDTLIEATSGNTGIALAMAAAIRGYKMVLIMPEDLSMERRQSMAAYGAEIILTPVKGGMEYARDLADSMERDGRGVILDQFANPDNPLAHYETTGPEIWRDTEGRITHFVSAMGTTGTITGVSRYLKEQNAGIQIVGAQPAEGSRIPGIRKWPEAYMPKIYDPKFIDRTEPVSQGDAEHMARRMAREEGIFCGISAAGALCVALRIAEEVENATIVFVVCDRGDRYLSTGVFPA; this is encoded by the coding sequence ATGGCCTACAAGACGATTGAAGACACCATCGGCAATACGCCGCTGGTGCAACTGCAGCGCATCCCCGGCGCCGCCGGCACTCCGCGCGGCAACGTAATCCTCGGCAAGCTCGAGGGCAACAACCCGGCGGGCTCGGTCAAGGACCGGCCGGCGGTCTCGATGATTGCCCGCGCCGAGTCGCGCGGGCGCATCAAGCCGGGCGATACGCTGATCGAGGCTACCTCGGGCAATACCGGCATCGCGCTGGCCATGGCAGCCGCCATCCGCGGCTACAAGATGGTGCTGATCATGCCGGAAGACCTGAGCATGGAGCGCCGCCAGAGCATGGCTGCCTACGGCGCGGAGATCATCCTGACACCGGTCAAGGGCGGCATGGAATACGCGCGTGACCTCGCGGACTCCATGGAGCGCGACGGCCGCGGCGTGATCCTGGACCAGTTCGCCAACCCGGACAATCCGCTGGCGCACTACGAGACCACCGGCCCGGAGATCTGGCGCGACACCGAAGGGCGCATTACTCACTTCGTCTCTGCCATGGGCACCACGGGCACCATCACCGGTGTCTCGCGCTACCTGAAGGAACAGAACGCAGGGATCCAGATCGTGGGTGCGCAGCCGGCCGAAGGCTCGCGTATTCCCGGCATCCGCAAGTGGCCCGAGGCGTACATGCCGAAGATCTACGATCCGAAATTCATTGACCGTACCGAGCCTGTCAGCCAGGGCGATGCCGAGCACATGGCGCGTCGCATGGCGCGCGAGGAAGGGATCTTCTGCGGCATCTCGGCTGCCGGTGCGCTGTGTGTCGCGCTGCGTATCGCCGAGGAAGTGGAGAATGCCACCATCGTGTTCGTGGTGTGCGATCGCGGTGATCGCTACCTTTCGACCGGGGTGTTCCCGGCCTGA
- a CDS encoding ComEA family DNA-binding protein: MFKPTLTRVSRQVLLAAAVWFSLSGAAFAAVDVNTADEAALVSLKGIGPATASTIVSERSRGGPFKDAADLADRVKGLGQKSVVRLQEAGMTIGAGGAAAPKAAVAAAPAPAPVKKDVKTEKPPAKAVR; the protein is encoded by the coding sequence ATGTTCAAGCCAACTTTGACGCGCGTGTCCAGGCAGGTCCTGCTGGCCGCCGCCGTCTGGTTCTCGCTATCGGGTGCCGCGTTTGCGGCGGTCGATGTGAATACCGCCGATGAGGCCGCGCTGGTGTCGCTCAAGGGCATCGGGCCGGCCACGGCCAGCACCATTGTCAGCGAACGCAGCCGGGGTGGCCCCTTCAAGGATGCCGCGGATCTCGCCGATCGGGTCAAGGGCCTGGGGCAGAAATCTGTCGTGCGCCTGCAGGAGGCCGGCATGACCATCGGCGCAGGTGGCGCCGCGGCGCCGAAGGCCGCGGTGGCTGCGGCCCCGGCCCCGGCCCCGGTCAAGAAGGACGTCAAGACGGAGAAGCCGCCGGCCAAGGCCGTTCGCTAA
- the mltB gene encoding lytic murein transglycosylase B, with the protein MTDSQRSLRRPFLGAALSAAALSLCGVSPALLAAGKRRVSMREEEIEPGRYRDNPKSRAFIDEMVARHGFARQTLEGWFGQAVYSSTVVRLIMPPATPGRKSWRTYRSRFIEPIRINAGVRFWQQNRETLRRAEAEFGVPASVIVGIIGVETIYGRDMGTFRVIDSLSTLAFDYPDVPNREARTTLFRNQLTDYLLWCRDTNTDVFSVLGSFAGAVGIPQFMPTSLREYAIDYDGDGRIDLRSSATDAIGSVARFLQLHGWEPGRPVVWRIAADEGSRGIAAAAADGEPWPTRTLNQLLKAGLRVDEPIDPAREGETGVLVVDLPTPGETTDYMLGLRNFYVLTRYNRSFFYALAVYQLGEAVKAAMG; encoded by the coding sequence ATGACCGACTCCCAGCGCTCCCTGCGCCGCCCGTTTCTGGGCGCTGCACTTTCCGCTGCCGCATTGAGCTTGTGCGGCGTCTCCCCCGCCCTGCTTGCAGCCGGCAAGCGCCGCGTGAGCATGCGCGAAGAAGAAATCGAGCCGGGCCGCTACCGTGACAATCCCAAGAGCCGTGCCTTCATCGACGAGATGGTGGCGCGCCACGGCTTTGCCCGCCAGACGCTGGAAGGCTGGTTCGGCCAGGCCGTGTATTCATCCACGGTGGTGCGCCTGATCATGCCGCCCGCCACGCCGGGACGCAAAAGCTGGCGCACCTACCGCTCGCGCTTTATCGAGCCGATCCGCATCAACGCGGGCGTGCGCTTCTGGCAGCAAAATCGCGAAACACTGCGCCGCGCGGAAGCCGAGTTCGGCGTGCCGGCCTCGGTGATCGTCGGCATCATCGGTGTCGAGACCATCTATGGCCGCGACATGGGTACCTTCCGCGTGATCGACTCGCTTTCCACGCTGGCCTTTGACTATCCGGACGTGCCTAACCGCGAAGCGCGCACCACGCTGTTCCGCAACCAGCTGACCGACTACCTGCTGTGGTGCCGCGACACCAACACCGATGTGTTCTCGGTGCTGGGCTCCTTCGCGGGTGCCGTGGGCATTCCGCAGTTCATGCCCACAAGCCTGCGCGAATACGCCATCGACTACGACGGCGACGGTCGCATCGACCTGCGCAGCAGCGCCACCGACGCGATCGGCAGCGTGGCGCGTTTCCTGCAACTGCACGGCTGGGAACCGGGCCGCCCGGTGGTCTGGCGCATCGCCGCCGACGAGGGCAGCCGCGGCATCGCCGCCGCGGCTGCGGATGGCGAGCCATGGCCCACCCGCACGCTCAACCAGTTGCTCAAGGCCGGCCTGCGCGTGGACGAGCCGATCGACCCGGCACGCGAAGGCGAAACCGGCGTGCTGGTGGTGGACCTGCCCACGCCCGGCGAAACCACCGACTACATGCTCGGCCTGCGCAACTTTTATGTGCTGACGCGCTACAACCGCAGCTTCTTCTACGCGCTGGCCGTGTACCAGCTGGGCGAGGCAGTCAAGGCGGCGATGGGCTGA
- a CDS encoding methionine ABC transporter ATP-binding protein, whose amino-acid sequence MIELQGLSQRFPGGSGEVHALRDVNLSIAAGEVFGIIGRSGAGKSTLVRAINLLNRPSAGRVFVAGQDLTALDSGALRRARRDIGMIFQHFNLLSSRTVFDNVALPLELAGKSRSEISDTVLPLLELVGLTALKDRYPAQISGGQKQRVGIARALASKPKVLLSDEATSALDPETTRSILELLKQINRELGLTIVMITHQMEVIKQVCDRVAVLEAGQVVETGRVIDVFLRPQHAVTRAMIGDVIAQELPQSVLKRVESRLGNGRDHVYRLAFTGAGVDQPVLAQAIRRYGLDFNILHGHIDEIQGQAFGSLAIMATGDLADVKAAMEYLQQEGVVVEEIEHVV is encoded by the coding sequence ATGATCGAACTGCAAGGTCTTTCGCAGCGCTTCCCCGGCGGGTCGGGTGAGGTGCATGCGCTGCGGGACGTCAACCTGTCGATTGCGGCAGGTGAGGTCTTCGGCATCATCGGCCGCAGCGGCGCTGGCAAGAGCACGCTGGTGCGCGCCATCAATCTGCTTAACCGCCCCAGCGCCGGCCGCGTCTTCGTCGCCGGCCAGGATCTGACCGCGCTCGACAGCGGCGCGTTGCGCCGGGCACGTCGCGACATCGGCATGATCTTCCAGCATTTCAACCTGCTGTCGTCGCGCACCGTCTTTGACAATGTGGCGCTGCCGCTGGAGCTGGCTGGCAAATCCCGCAGTGAGATCTCCGACACGGTGCTGCCGCTGCTGGAGCTGGTTGGCCTGACGGCACTCAAGGATCGCTATCCCGCCCAGATCAGCGGCGGGCAGAAGCAGCGCGTGGGGATTGCACGGGCGCTGGCCAGCAAGCCCAAGGTGCTGCTGTCGGACGAGGCCACTTCCGCCCTCGATCCGGAGACCACGCGCTCCATCCTGGAACTGCTCAAGCAGATCAATCGCGAGCTGGGCCTGACCATCGTCATGATCACGCACCAGATGGAAGTGATCAAGCAGGTCTGCGACCGCGTGGCCGTGCTTGAAGCTGGCCAGGTGGTGGAAACCGGCCGGGTGATCGACGTCTTCCTGCGTCCGCAGCATGCGGTCACGCGCGCCATGATCGGCGACGTGATTGCGCAGGAACTGCCGCAAAGCGTGCTCAAGCGCGTGGAGAGCCGCCTCGGCAACGGGCGCGACCACGTCTATCGCCTGGCCTTCACCGGTGCGGGCGTGGACCAGCCGGTGCTGGCCCAGGCGATTCGCCGCTACGGGCTGGACTTCAACATCCTGCACGGGCATATCGACGAAATCCAGGGCCAGGCCTTCGGCTCGCTGGCCATCATGGCCACCGGCGACCTGGCCGACGTGAAGGCGGCAATGGAGTATCTGCAACAAGAAGGCGTGGTGGTGGAGGAGATCGAGCATGTGGTCTGA
- a CDS encoding methionine ABC transporter permease, which produces MWSEMFDLFLTSFNETLLMVSISGVVGALFGVPLGVLLHLTNRGGVLSHPLFNRTIGVVVNAVRSIPFIILLVVVIPFTRFIVGSSIGTTAAVVPLTIAAIPFIARLVESALREVDKGLVEAAQSMGASTGQIVMKVLLPEAMPGIVAGLTITFVSLVGYSAMAGAIGGGGLGDLGIRYGYQRYITEVMVAVVLILIVFVQAVQSFGDWLVRRISHK; this is translated from the coding sequence ATGTGGTCTGAAATGTTTGACCTGTTCCTGACCTCGTTCAACGAGACGCTGCTGATGGTGAGCATCTCGGGCGTGGTCGGCGCGCTGTTTGGCGTGCCGCTGGGCGTGCTGCTGCACCTGACCAACCGCGGCGGCGTGCTGTCGCACCCGCTGTTCAACCGCACCATCGGCGTGGTGGTCAACGCCGTGCGCTCGATCCCCTTCATCATCCTGCTGGTGGTGGTGATTCCGTTCACGCGCTTTATCGTGGGCTCGTCGATCGGCACGACCGCGGCCGTGGTGCCGCTGACCATCGCCGCGATCCCGTTTATCGCACGGCTGGTGGAAAGCGCGCTGCGCGAAGTCGACAAAGGCCTGGTAGAGGCCGCCCAGTCGATGGGCGCGAGCACCGGCCAGATCGTGATGAAGGTGCTGCTGCCCGAGGCCATGCCCGGCATCGTGGCCGGCCTGACCATCACCTTTGTCAGCCTCGTGGGCTACTCGGCCATGGCAGGCGCCATCGGCGGCGGCGGCCTGGGCGACCTCGGCATCCGCTACGGTTACCAGCGCTACATCACCGAGGTGATGGTGGCGGTGGTGCTGATCCTGATCGTCTTCGTGCAAGCGGTGCAAAGCTTCGGCGACTGGCTGGTGCGGCGCATCAGCCACAAGTAA
- the rfaD gene encoding ADP-glyceromanno-heptose 6-epimerase: MTIIVTGAAGFIGSNLVKGLNERGEDNVVAVDNLTRADKFHNLVDCEIRDYLDKSEFLERFKRGEFGKVRAVFHEGACSDTMETDGRYMMENNFRYTQALMDACLEQGTQFLYASSAATYGASQVFKEERQYEKPLNVYGYSKFLFDQVVRRTLPSALSQIVGFRYFNVYGPREAHKGRMASVAFHNFNQFRADGTVKLFGEYGGYVPGGHTRDFISVEDVVKVNLFFLEHPDKSGIFNLGTGRAQPFNDIAATVVNTLREADGRPQLTLDEMVQEGLVEYIKFPDALRGKYQCYTQSDVSRLRSAGYKDAFYTVEEGVSRYCRWLLQNKG, translated from the coding sequence ATGACCATCATCGTAACCGGCGCTGCCGGCTTTATCGGCAGCAACCTCGTCAAGGGCCTGAACGAGCGCGGCGAAGACAATGTCGTCGCCGTCGACAACCTGACGCGCGCCGACAAGTTCCACAACCTCGTCGACTGCGAGATCCGCGACTACCTCGACAAGAGCGAGTTTCTCGAGCGTTTCAAGCGCGGTGAGTTCGGCAAGGTACGCGCGGTGTTCCATGAGGGAGCTTGCTCCGACACCATGGAGACCGACGGCCGCTATATGATGGAGAACAATTTCCGCTACACCCAGGCGTTGATGGATGCCTGCCTGGAGCAGGGCACGCAGTTCCTCTACGCCTCTTCGGCAGCCACCTATGGCGCCTCGCAGGTGTTCAAGGAAGAGCGCCAATACGAGAAGCCGCTGAACGTCTACGGCTACTCGAAGTTCCTGTTCGACCAGGTGGTGCGGCGCACGTTGCCGTCCGCGTTGTCGCAGATCGTGGGCTTTCGCTACTTCAACGTGTATGGCCCGCGCGAAGCGCACAAGGGCCGCATGGCCTCGGTGGCGTTCCACAATTTCAACCAGTTCCGCGCCGATGGCACGGTCAAGCTGTTTGGCGAGTATGGCGGCTATGTGCCGGGTGGCCACACCCGCGACTTCATCTCGGTGGAGGACGTGGTGAAGGTCAACCTGTTCTTCCTGGAGCATCCGGACAAGTCGGGCATCTTCAATCTCGGCACCGGCCGCGCGCAACCGTTCAACGACATCGCCGCGACGGTGGTCAACACGCTGCGCGAGGCCGATGGCCGCCCCCAGCTGACGCTCGACGAGATGGTGCAGGAGGGACTGGTGGAATACATCAAGTTCCCCGACGCGCTGCGCGGCAAGTACCAGTGCTACACCCAGTCCGATGTCTCGCGCCTGCGTAGCGCTGGGTACAAGGATGCGTTCTACACCGTGGAAGAAGGCGTGTCGCGCTACTGCCGCTGGCTGCTGCAGAACAAGGGCTGA
- a CDS encoding enoyl-CoA hydratase: MAETDNRAVTPLVSESLDAPGVLRLTMNRPEAFNALSEDLLDALCAAFARAGADASVRVVVLAAAGRAFCAGHDLREMRASPSHDYYRRLFDRCTRMMMAMQKMPQPVIARVQGIATAAGCQLVAMCDLAVAADVARFAVSGVNLGLFCATPGVALSRNLSRKHAMEMLLTGDMIDALQARDRGLVNRVVPADALDAEVARLAASICAKPAAAVAAGKGLFYRQLEMGIEAAYQLAGQTMACNMMDPTALEGVQAFLDKRPPSWSVL; the protein is encoded by the coding sequence ATGGCTGAAACCGATAACCGCGCCGTGACCCCGCTGGTGAGCGAAAGCCTCGACGCCCCGGGCGTGCTGCGCCTGACGATGAACCGCCCGGAGGCGTTCAACGCGCTGTCGGAGGACCTGCTGGATGCGCTGTGCGCGGCGTTTGCCCGCGCCGGCGCCGATGCCTCGGTCCGCGTCGTGGTGCTGGCCGCCGCCGGCCGCGCGTTCTGCGCGGGACATGATCTGCGCGAAATGCGCGCCAGCCCGTCGCACGACTACTACCGCCGCCTGTTCGACCGCTGCACCCGCATGATGATGGCGATGCAGAAGATGCCGCAGCCGGTGATTGCCCGCGTGCAGGGCATTGCCACGGCGGCCGGCTGCCAGCTGGTGGCGATGTGCGATCTGGCGGTGGCCGCCGATGTGGCTCGCTTTGCGGTATCGGGCGTCAACCTTGGCCTGTTCTGCGCCACGCCAGGCGTGGCGCTGTCGCGCAACCTGTCGCGCAAGCACGCCATGGAGATGCTGCTGACCGGCGACATGATCGACGCGCTGCAAGCCCGCGACCGCGGGCTGGTCAACCGCGTGGTGCCCGCCGATGCCCTCGATGCCGAGGTTGCACGCCTGGCGGCCAGCATCTGCGCCAAGCCGGCCGCCGCCGTGGCCGCCGGCAAGGGCCTGTTCTACCGCCAGCTGGAGATGGGCATCGAAGCGGCCTACCAGCTCGCCGGGCAGACCATGGCCTGCAATATGATGGATCCGACGGCGCTCGAAGGCGTGCAGGCCTTCCTCGACAAGCGCCCACCTTCGTGGAGTGTCTTGTAA